One window from the genome of Paracoccus zhejiangensis encodes:
- the guaA gene encoding glutamine-hydrolyzing GMP synthase has translation MTQHQRLLIIDFGSQVTQLIARRLRELNVYCEIHPYQNVTDAFLTEFAPKAIIFSGGPDSVTRPGSPRPPASAFDMGVPILGICYGQQVMMQELGGLVESGHGTAEFGRAFVTPADDRLPLLEGWFADADGREQVWMSHGDHVSKIAPGFQVYGTSPGAPFAITADPARDFYAVQFHPEVHHTPRGAKLYENFVKLAGFTGDWTMASYREEAIRKIREQVGDKKVICGLSGGVDSSVAAVLIHEAIGDNLTCVFVDHGLLRLNEAEEVVTMFRDNYNIPLIHADESDLFIGALEGVSDPEVKRKTIGKLFIDVFQKYANEIEGAEFLAQGTLYPDVIESVSFSGGPSVTIKSHHNVGGLPEKMGLKLVEPLRELFKDEVRALGHELGLPKKFIGRHPFPGPGLAIRCPGEITREKLEILRKADAVFIDQIRKHGLYDEIWQAFVAILPVRTVGVMGDGRTYDFACALRAVTSVDGMTADYYPFTHDFLGETATRIINEVKGINRCTYDITSKPPGTIEWE, from the coding sequence ATGACCCAGCATCAGCGCCTTCTCATCATCGATTTCGGCTCCCAGGTGACGCAGCTGATCGCGCGCCGCCTGCGCGAGCTGAACGTCTATTGCGAAATCCACCCCTACCAGAACGTCACCGATGCGTTCCTGACGGAGTTCGCGCCCAAAGCCATCATCTTCTCGGGCGGTCCCGACAGCGTGACCCGCCCCGGATCGCCCCGCCCACCGGCCTCGGCCTTTGACATGGGCGTGCCGATCCTCGGCATCTGCTATGGCCAGCAGGTGATGATGCAGGAACTGGGCGGGCTGGTCGAAAGCGGGCATGGCACCGCCGAGTTTGGCCGCGCCTTCGTGACGCCCGCCGATGACCGCCTTCCGCTGCTGGAAGGCTGGTTCGCCGATGCCGATGGTCGCGAGCAGGTCTGGATGAGCCATGGCGACCATGTCTCGAAGATCGCCCCCGGCTTCCAGGTCTACGGCACCTCGCCCGGCGCGCCCTTCGCCATCACCGCCGACCCGGCGCGCGATTTCTATGCCGTGCAGTTCCACCCGGAAGTGCACCACACTCCCCGCGGCGCGAAGCTTTACGAGAATTTCGTGAAGCTGGCGGGCTTCACCGGCGACTGGACCATGGCCAGCTATCGCGAGGAAGCCATCCGCAAAATCCGCGAGCAGGTGGGTGACAAGAAGGTCATCTGTGGCCTCTCGGGCGGCGTCGATTCTTCGGTGGCCGCCGTGCTGATCCACGAGGCGATCGGCGACAACCTCACCTGCGTCTTCGTCGATCACGGGCTTTTGCGGCTGAACGAGGCCGAGGAAGTCGTCACCATGTTCCGGGACAATTACAACATCCCGCTGATCCATGCCGACGAATCCGACCTGTTCATCGGCGCGCTGGAAGGCGTCAGCGACCCCGAGGTCAAGCGCAAGACCATCGGCAAACTGTTCATCGACGTGTTCCAGAAATACGCCAACGAGATCGAGGGCGCCGAGTTTCTGGCCCAAGGCACGCTCTATCCCGACGTGATCGAAAGCGTCAGCTTCTCGGGCGGCCCCTCGGTCACCATCAAAAGCCACCACAATGTCGGCGGCCTGCCGGAGAAGATGGGGCTGAAGCTGGTCGAACCGCTGCGCGAGCTTTTCAAGGACGAGGTTCGCGCGCTTGGCCATGAATTGGGCCTGCCGAAGAAATTCATCGGCCGCCACCCCTTCCCCGGCCCCGGCCTCGCCATCCGCTGCCCCGGCGAGATCACCCGCGAAAAGCTGGAGATCCTGCGCAAGGCCGATGCGGTCTTCATCGACCAGATCCGCAAGCACGGTCTTTACGACGAGATCTGGCAGGCCTTCGTGGCGATCCTGCCGGTGCGCACCGTCGGCGTCATGGGCGACGGACGCACCTATGACTTCGCCTGCGCCCTGCGTGCGGTCACCTCGGTCGACGGCATGACCGCGGATTACTATCCCTTCACGCACGACTTCCTCGGCGAGACCGCGACGCGGATCATCAACGAGGTCAAGGGCATCAACCGCTGCACCTATGACATCACCTCGAAGCCCCCGGGCACGATCGAGTGGGAATAA
- a CDS encoding GntR family transcriptional regulator: MKPTEDLQSDQAFKMLLAQLRSGRLRGSALLATPELVELIGFPLSATREAIKRAEEQSLLRILPKRGVVIMDTGPETTRACMDMRATLDKEGARRLLAAGTPDLSALRRAHETLLAEVEGDPGADLSQRAITTDLSLHDFLASGLDNPFLQQAYAANRNRIAIIQNARNFLPDRVRPAMQEHLQIITALESGDSMAVTERIDHHLKLTLRWWGIEG, encoded by the coding sequence ATGAAGCCGACAGAGGACCTGCAATCGGATCAGGCCTTCAAGATGCTGCTGGCGCAGTTGCGCAGCGGCCGCCTGCGCGGCAGCGCGCTTCTGGCCACGCCGGAACTGGTCGAACTGATCGGCTTCCCGCTCTCGGCCACGCGCGAGGCGATCAAGCGGGCCGAGGAACAGTCGCTGCTGCGCATCTTGCCGAAGCGCGGCGTGGTCATCATGGATACCGGACCCGAGACCACCCGCGCCTGCATGGACATGCGCGCCACGCTGGACAAGGAGGGCGCAAGGCGGCTGCTGGCCGCCGGCACCCCCGACCTGTCGGCCCTGCGCCGGGCGCATGAAACCTTGCTGGCCGAGGTCGAGGGCGATCCCGGCGCCGACCTGTCGCAGCGGGCGATCACCACCGACCTGTCGCTGCACGACTTCCTCGCCTCGGGTCTCGACAATCCCTTCCTGCAGCAGGCCTATGCCGCCAACCGCAACCGCATCGCCATCATCCAGAACGCCCGCAACTTCCTGCCCGACCGGGTCCGACCGGCCATGCAGGAGCATCTGCAGATCATCACCGCGCTGGAAAGCGGCGACAGTATGGCCGTGACGGAGCGTATCGATCACCATCTGAAGCTGACGCTGAGGTGGTGGGGGATCGAGGGGTAG
- a CDS encoding MerR family transcriptional regulator, giving the protein MFTIGELSRRTGVKVPTIRYYEETGLMPPAERTEGNQRRYDRAGLEKLGFIRHARDLGFSIEAIAALIELQDHPDRSCQQANQMANAQLTDVRQRIARLRALEAELIRITEGCSGTGEAGDCYVLASLADHGACLADH; this is encoded by the coding sequence ATGTTCACCATCGGCGAGCTGTCCCGGCGCACCGGCGTCAAGGTTCCGACCATCCGCTATTACGAGGAAACCGGGCTGATGCCCCCGGCCGAGCGGACCGAGGGCAACCAGCGGCGCTATGACCGGGCGGGGCTGGAGAAGCTGGGCTTCATCCGCCATGCCCGCGACCTGGGCTTCTCGATCGAGGCGATCGCGGCGCTGATCGAGTTGCAGGATCACCCCGACCGCTCCTGCCAGCAGGCCAACCAGATGGCCAATGCGCAGCTGACCGATGTCCGCCAGCGCATCGCGCGGCTGCGGGCGCTGGAGGCCGAGCTGATCCGCATCACCGAGGGCTGCAGCGGCACGGGCGAGGCCGGGGATTGCTATGTGCTGGCCTCTCTGGCCGATCACGGCGCCTGTCTGGCCGATCACTGA
- the lnt gene encoding apolipoprotein N-acyltransferase, which produces MPDASQPPHVRPPLRARLTGLAIPFALGLVAALGLDPFGLWGATVLALAVLLWRLARIPDPRAAFGQALAAGMGWFGLSLSWIIEPFLVEPEVYGWMAPFALILMALGGGLFWAVPVWIAHRIGSGWRLRVLGIAAALVLSDWLRGWIFTGLPWALTGHVWIDTPVAQLAAGLGASGLSALTLIAAALPALLWRPADNRAAGFAPGAILTVLLIGAVWAGGLARLARPLPEDRPFTLRLVQPNAEQALKWDPDWARVFYQRLIDLSATPGPRDLVIWPETAVNFLLEDATPVLPDLARAADAPLILGIQRSEGSRYYNSLVTLDRAGAVTGLYDKFHLVPFGEYIPWGDQLAEVGISAFAAQQGNGYSPGPGPMVMAAGELPPFQPLICYEAIFPQHLRGLPERPGWLLQITNDSWFGQFSGPYQHLAQARLRAVQSGLPLIRVANTGVSAVIDARGGLRQTLGLGEMGVIDAPLPGDLPETIWMRWGDGPVVALMLALLAISAVRRRR; this is translated from the coding sequence ATGCCTGATGCCAGCCAGCCGCCGCATGTCCGGCCGCCCCTGCGGGCGCGCCTGACCGGCTTGGCGATCCCCTTTGCCCTCGGGCTGGTCGCGGCCCTTGGCCTTGACCCGTTCGGCCTCTGGGGCGCGACGGTGCTGGCGCTGGCGGTTCTACTGTGGCGCCTTGCCCGTATCCCCGATCCCCGCGCCGCCTTCGGACAGGCGCTGGCGGCGGGCATGGGCTGGTTTGGCCTCAGCCTCAGCTGGATCATCGAGCCGTTTCTGGTTGAGCCAGAGGTCTACGGCTGGATGGCGCCCTTCGCGCTGATCCTGATGGCGCTTGGCGGCGGGCTGTTCTGGGCCGTCCCGGTCTGGATCGCGCATCGCATCGGCAGTGGCTGGCGTCTGCGCGTTCTCGGCATCGCCGCCGCGCTGGTGCTGTCCGACTGGTTGCGCGGCTGGATCTTCACCGGCCTGCCCTGGGCGCTGACGGGCCATGTCTGGATCGACACGCCGGTTGCGCAACTGGCCGCAGGACTTGGCGCCAGCGGTCTGTCAGCCCTGACGCTGATCGCAGCCGCCCTGCCCGCGCTTCTGTGGCGCCCCGCCGACAACCGCGCCGCCGGCTTTGCCCCGGGCGCGATCCTGACCGTGCTGCTGATCGGCGCGGTCTGGGCTGGCGGTCTGGCGCGGCTCGCGCGCCCGCTGCCCGAGGACCGGCCCTTCACCCTGCGGCTCGTGCAGCCCAATGCCGAGCAGGCGCTGAAATGGGACCCCGATTGGGCGCGGGTCTTCTATCAGCGGCTCATCGACCTTTCCGCCACGCCCGGCCCGCGCGATCTGGTCATCTGGCCCGAGACGGCGGTGAATTTCCTGCTGGAGGACGCGACGCCCGTCCTGCCCGATCTGGCCCGCGCCGCCGATGCGCCGCTGATCCTCGGCATCCAGCGAAGCGAGGGCAGCCGCTATTACAACAGCCTCGTGACGCTGGACCGCGCGGGAGCGGTGACCGGGCTTTACGACAAGTTCCACCTTGTCCCCTTCGGCGAGTATATCCCCTGGGGCGATCAACTGGCCGAGGTCGGGATCTCGGCCTTCGCCGCGCAGCAGGGCAACGGCTATTCCCCCGGCCCCGGCCCGATGGTCATGGCTGCGGGCGAGCTGCCGCCCTTCCAGCCGCTGATCTGTTACGAGGCGATCTTCCCGCAGCACCTGCGCGGGCTGCCCGAGCGTCCGGGCTGGCTCTTGCAGATCACCAATGACAGCTGGTTCGGCCAGTTCTCCGGCCCCTATCAGCATCTGGCGCAAGCGCGGCTGCGGGCGGTGCAATCGGGCCTGCCGCTAATCCGGGTGGCCAATACCGGCGTCTCGGCGGTGATCGACGCGCGGGGCGGGCTGCGCCAGACGCTGGGTCTGGGTGAGATGGGGGTGATCGACGCGCCCCTGCCCGGCGATCTGCCGGAAACCATCTGGATGCGCTGGGGCGACGGGCCGGTGGTGGCGCTGATGCTGGCTCTGCTGGCGATCAGCGCCGTGCGGCGGCGGCGCTGA
- a CDS encoding cation transporter: protein MSGCCGHETKFDGVSPDYRRRLWIVIGLNAGMFAVEMAAGQLAKSQALQADALDFFGDALTYGISLAVIGASLRVRSNAALAKAVSLLLMGLWVFGSTLWRVFYTEIPEAEIMGVVGLMALAANLASVALLVSYKDGDANVRSVWLCSRNDAIGNVTVMLAAAGVWGTATGWPDLIVAAIMATLFLSSAFQIIRQALAERREEGAHAH from the coding sequence ATGAGCGGATGTTGTGGACACGAGACCAAGTTTGACGGCGTCTCGCCAGATTACCGGCGGCGGTTGTGGATCGTCATCGGGCTGAACGCGGGCATGTTCGCGGTCGAGATGGCGGCGGGGCAGCTGGCCAAGTCGCAGGCGCTGCAGGCGGATGCGCTGGATTTCTTCGGCGATGCGCTGACATATGGCATTTCGCTGGCGGTGATCGGTGCCTCGCTGAGGGTGCGCAGCAATGCCGCGCTGGCGAAGGCGGTCAGCCTCTTGCTGATGGGGCTCTGGGTCTTCGGCTCGACCCTCTGGCGGGTGTTCTATACCGAGATACCCGAGGCCGAGATCATGGGGGTCGTCGGGCTGATGGCGCTGGCGGCGAACCTTGCCAGCGTGGCTTTGCTGGTCAGCTACAAGGATGGTGACGCCAATGTGCGTTCGGTCTGGCTGTGTTCGCGCAATGACGCCATCGGCAATGTCACGGTGATGCTGGCCGCTGCCGGCGTCTGGGGTACGGCGACCGGCTGGCCCGACCTGATCGTCGCCGCGATCATGGCCACGCTGTTCCTGTCCTCGGCCTTCCAGATCATCCGGCAGGCACTGGCCGAGCGGCGCGAGGAAGGCGCACATGCGCATTGA
- a CDS encoding CAP domain-containing protein: protein MTLIRLTALTACAALLAACQPGGGADAPSLSLEGADLVPLETSVPVDPAQETLAPSCSNDGIDSAAMVEAVNAVRAAEGKVILSPESRLDKVAQSHACDVTRIGKPTVAGSNGSSIVDRARSVNYPTCGVIQLVAVGGSANEVISRWMGSPAHREQLLGDLSDDVGAGVTLGPDGRRWWSLVIGDSC from the coding sequence ATGACCCTGATCCGACTGACCGCCCTGACGGCCTGTGCCGCGCTGCTGGCGGCCTGCCAGCCCGGCGGCGGGGCGGACGCGCCCAGCCTTTCGCTCGAGGGAGCCGATCTCGTGCCGCTTGAAACCAGCGTTCCGGTCGATCCGGCGCAGGAGACGCTGGCCCCCAGCTGTTCCAATGACGGCATCGATTCCGCCGCGATGGTCGAGGCGGTGAATGCCGTCCGCGCAGCCGAAGGCAAGGTGATCCTGAGCCCCGAAAGCCGGTTGGACAAGGTCGCGCAGAGCCATGCCTGCGACGTGACCCGGATCGGCAAGCCGACGGTGGCCGGCTCGAACGGGTCGAGCATCGTCGACCGGGCGCGCTCGGTGAACTATCCGACCTGCGGCGTGATCCAGCTGGTCGCGGTCGGTGGCTCGGCGAACGAGGTGATTTCGCGCTGGATGGGCTCGCCTGCGCATCGCGAGCAATTGCTTGGCGATCTCAGCGATGATGTGGGTGCGGGCGTGACGCTTGGCCCCGATGGCCGGCGCTGGTGGAGCCTCGTCATCGGCGACAGCTGCTAA
- a CDS encoding DUF72 domain-containing protein encodes MIRIGIGGWNFPDWRGGAFYPEGLPQKRELEFASRALTSIEINATYYGSQKTESFQKWHDETPEDFVFALKASRYATNRRVLAEAGDSVQRFLTSGITRLGQKLGPINWQLAETKQFDPADFAGFLSLLPDEQDGLPLRHAIEARHLSFADPAAADLCRERNIALVRAGDSRFPDIDTPTADFAYLRLMGTQDIDGGYDAAGLETWAGEARRMADGRDLYLYVISGAKHRNPACAQALIQRLA; translated from the coding sequence ATGATCCGCATCGGCATCGGCGGCTGGAATTTTCCCGACTGGCGCGGCGGCGCCTTCTATCCAGAGGGTCTGCCGCAGAAGCGCGAGCTGGAATTCGCCAGCCGCGCGCTCACGAGCATCGAGATCAACGCCACCTATTACGGCAGCCAGAAGACCGAGAGCTTCCAGAAATGGCATGACGAAACGCCCGAGGATTTCGTCTTCGCGCTGAAGGCCAGCCGCTATGCCACCAACCGCCGCGTTCTGGCCGAGGCCGGCGACAGCGTGCAGCGTTTCCTGACCTCAGGCATCACCCGGCTCGGACAGAAGCTTGGCCCGATCAACTGGCAGCTGGCCGAGACAAAGCAATTCGATCCCGCTGATTTCGCAGGATTTCTGTCGCTTCTGCCCGACGAACAGGACGGCTTGCCCCTGCGCCACGCGATCGAGGCGCGGCATCTCAGCTTTGCCGACCCCGCCGCCGCCGATCTCTGCCGCGAGCGCAACATCGCGCTGGTCCGCGCCGGCGACAGCAGGTTCCCCGATATCGACACCCCGACCGCCGATTTCGCCTATCTGCGGCTGATGGGGACGCAGGATATCGACGGCGGCTATGACGCGGCGGGGCTGGAGACATGGGCGGGCGAGGCCCGCCGAATGGCCGATGGCCGCGACCTCTATCTCTATGTTATCTCTGGCGCGAAGCACCGAAACCCGGCCTGCGCACAGGCCCTGATCCAGAGGCTGGCATGA
- a CDS encoding DEAD/DEAH box helicase — protein MTKFSDLKLDPKVLKAIAEAGYETPTPIQAGAIPHALEGRDVLGIAQTGTGKTASFTLPMITLLGRGRARARMPRSLVLCPTRELAAQVAENFDTYAKHTKLTKALLIGGVSFAEQDKLIDRGVDVLIATPGRLLDHFERGKLLLTGVQIMVVDEADRMLDMGFIPDIERIFQLTPFTRQTLFFSATMAPEIERITNTFLHSPERIEVARQATTGENITQRLVEITPTRRDQTAKQKRELLRALIDAEGEALKNAIIFCNRKTDVDIVAKSLKKHGYDAAPIHGDLDQSQRMRTLDEFREGKLRFLIASDVAARGLDIPAVSHVINFDLPSHSEDYVHRIGRTGRAGRKGTAISLATPSDEKYLSGIENLVKHALPRGEVPEGFSLSEAAHSAPRGDRRDDRRGDRGERGGRSRNRDRGDRERREPREDRPRDENRSEARSEPRPQPEAREQERSAPRNEPRQERGHQDRGQQDRGQQDRGFDGNRDGNRRDRDGGRDRNREGGRDNHRDRRRDHDRGPEVMGMGNHVPEFMTQSFRPVEFPPETAVETVAEVIAAPVVEAVAAEAPAATEKPAAKPKRNRRKKAEPAAEAATDATPEAEVVAAAEAAPVAETPAEVVAEKPKRAPRSRKKPVTAEATEAAPAEAATEAPEKPKRTRRKKAEVAADLPAEAAAEPAPEKPKRTRRKKVDETPAETA, from the coding sequence ATGACCAAATTCTCTGACCTGAAGCTGGACCCCAAGGTCCTCAAAGCCATTGCCGAAGCCGGCTACGAGACGCCGACGCCGATCCAGGCCGGCGCCATCCCGCACGCGCTGGAAGGCCGCGACGTGCTGGGAATCGCCCAGACCGGCACCGGCAAGACGGCCAGCTTCACCCTGCCGATGATCACCCTGCTGGGTCGTGGCCGGGCACGGGCGCGGATGCCGCGCTCGCTGGTCCTCTGCCCGACACGGGAACTGGCGGCGCAGGTGGCTGAAAACTTCGACACCTATGCCAAGCACACCAAGCTGACCAAGGCGCTGCTCATTGGCGGCGTCAGCTTTGCCGAGCAGGACAAGCTGATCGATCGTGGCGTCGACGTGCTGATCGCCACGCCGGGCCGGCTTCTGGACCATTTCGAGCGTGGCAAGCTTCTGCTGACCGGCGTGCAGATCATGGTGGTCGACGAGGCCGACCGGATGCTGGACATGGGCTTCATCCCCGATATCGAGCGCATCTTCCAGCTGACCCCCTTCACCCGGCAGACGCTGTTCTTCTCGGCCACCATGGCGCCCGAGATCGAGCGCATCACCAACACCTTCCTGCACAGCCCCGAGCGGATCGAGGTCGCGCGCCAGGCCACCACGGGCGAGAACATCACCCAGCGGCTGGTCGAGATCACCCCCACCCGCCGCGACCAGACCGCCAAGCAGAAGCGCGAGCTGCTGCGCGCGCTGATCGATGCCGAGGGCGAGGCGCTGAAGAACGCCATCATCTTCTGCAACCGCAAGACCGATGTGGACATCGTCGCCAAGTCGCTGAAGAAGCACGGCTATGACGCTGCGCCGATCCATGGCGATCTGGACCAGAGCCAGCGGATGCGCACGCTGGACGAGTTCCGCGAGGGCAAGCTGCGCTTCCTCATCGCCTCGGACGTGGCGGCGCGGGGGCTCGACATTCCGGCGGTCAGCCATGTCATCAACTTCGACCTGCCCAGCCATTCCGAGGATTACGTCCACCGCATCGGCCGCACCGGCCGCGCCGGGCGCAAGGGCACCGCGATCAGCCTCGCCACGCCCTCGGACGAGAAATACCTCTCGGGCATCGAGAACCTGGTGAAGCACGCGCTGCCGCGCGGCGAGGTGCCCGAGGGCTTCTCGCTGTCCGAGGCCGCGCATTCCGCACCGCGCGGCGACCGGCGCGATGATCGCCGTGGTGATCGCGGCGAGCGTGGTGGCCGTAGCCGCAACCGCGATCGCGGTGACCGCGAGCGCCGTGAGCCGCGCGAGGATCGCCCGCGCGACGAGAATCGCAGCGAGGCCCGCAGCGAGCCGCGCCCGCAGCCGGAAGCCCGCGAGCAAGAGCGCAGCGCGCCCCGCAACGAGCCGCGCCAAGAGCGTGGCCATCAGGACCGCGGCCAGCAGGATCGGGGTCAGCAGGATCGGGGCTTTGACGGCAACCGCGACGGCAATCGCCGGGACCGTGATGGCGGGCGTGACCGCAACCGCGAGGGCGGCCGGGACAATCACCGTGACCGCCGCCGCGATCATGACCGTGGCCCCGAAGTCATGGGCATGGGCAACCATGTGCCGGAATTCATGACGCAAAGCTTCCGCCCGGTCGAATTTCCGCCGGAGACCGCCGTCGAGACGGTCGCCGAGGTGATCGCGGCACCGGTCGTCGAGGCCGTGGCGGCTGAAGCTCCGGCAGCCACCGAGAAACCGGCGGCGAAGCCCAAGCGCAACCGCCGCAAGAAGGCGGAACCGGCGGCAGAAGCCGCAACGGACGCCACGCCCGAAGCGGAAGTGGTCGCGGCGGCGGAAGCTGCCCCGGTGGCCGAGACCCCGGCCGAGGTCGTTGCAGAGAAACCGAAGCGCGCGCCGCGCAGCCGCAAGAAGCCGGTGACGGCGGAAGCGACCGAGGCCGCGCCTGCGGAAGCCGCCACCGAAGCCCCGGAAAAGCCCAAGCGCACCCGTCGCAAGAAGGCCGAGGTTGCGGCAGACCTCCCCGCCGAAGCCGCTGCCGAGCCGGCACCGGAAAAGCCCAAGCGCACGCGCCGCAAGAAGGTCGACGAGACCCCGGCCGAAACGGCCTGA
- a CDS encoding YfcC family protein, protein MSEGVTDRSEDETETPGRFRMPDIYVILFVFTAIAALLTHIIPAGQYDRVTLPNGRIAVDPDTFRYIDPTPVGIEQFMKAVPLGLIDAAQVVFFTLIIGGMFMVIRFTGIIDVAVDKLTRRFAGRSVMLIPVLMVTFATIATLIGTQELALVYVPVILPLMIALRFDSVVAAGTALLATTAGFASGVLNPINTGLGQTIAELPLYSGFGLRVLLFIALVGAAVLYLMRYALKVRANPGQSLMAGNALEQEKRKIYVHDLDTPPMRFTTRQAWGGIAVLGFFAVMVWGVLTRGWFMTEMAGLFVIMGISVGLIAGLSSGKICEAFNQGFRDVMVGAMIVGLARAVAVMLEQGQVMDTLVHGLGDLVGGLPATFSALGMFAAQLGFNFVIPSGSGQALVTMPIMAPLSDLIGVTRQSAVLAYQLGDGLSNILYPTSGYFMATLALAGVSWDRWVRFFLPLFGIWVGISALFLIYAQATGWIG, encoded by the coding sequence ATGTCAGAAGGCGTAACCGACCGCAGCGAAGACGAGACCGAGACCCCCGGACGCTTCCGGATGCCCGATATCTACGTGATCCTCTTCGTGTTCACGGCCATCGCAGCCCTGCTGACCCATATCATCCCGGCGGGGCAATATGACCGGGTGACGCTGCCGAACGGCCGGATCGCGGTGGACCCCGACACCTTCCGCTATATTGATCCGACCCCGGTCGGGATCGAGCAGTTCATGAAGGCGGTGCCGCTGGGGCTGATCGATGCGGCGCAGGTGGTGTTCTTCACCCTGATCATCGGCGGCATGTTCATGGTGATCCGCTTTACCGGCATCATCGACGTGGCGGTGGACAAGCTGACCCGCCGCTTTGCCGGGCGCAGCGTGATGTTGATCCCGGTCCTGATGGTGACCTTCGCCACCATCGCCACGCTGATCGGCACGCAGGAGCTGGCGCTGGTCTATGTGCCCGTGATCCTGCCGCTGATGATCGCGCTGCGCTTCGACTCGGTGGTGGCCGCGGGCACGGCGCTGCTGGCGACGACGGCGGGTTTCGCCTCGGGTGTGCTGAACCCGATCAATACCGGGCTGGGTCAGACCATTGCCGAGCTGCCGCTTTATTCCGGCTTCGGCCTCAGGGTGCTGTTGTTCATCGCGCTGGTCGGGGCGGCGGTGCTGTATCTGATGCGCTATGCGCTGAAGGTGCGGGCCAATCCCGGGCAGAGCCTGATGGCCGGCAACGCGCTGGAGCAGGAAAAGCGCAAGATCTATGTCCATGACCTCGACACGCCGCCGATGCGCTTTACCACCCGGCAGGCCTGGGGCGGGATCGCGGTGCTGGGCTTCTTCGCGGTGATGGTCTGGGGCGTGCTGACCCGTGGCTGGTTCATGACCGAGATGGCGGGGCTCTTCGTCATCATGGGGATCAGCGTCGGCCTGATCGCGGGTCTCAGCAGCGGCAAGATCTGCGAGGCCTTCAACCAGGGGTTCCGCGATGTGATGGTGGGCGCGATGATCGTCGGTCTTGCCCGCGCCGTCGCCGTGATGCTGGAGCAGGGGCAGGTCATGGACACGCTGGTTCACGGTCTGGGTGATCTGGTCGGCGGGCTGCCCGCGACCTTCTCGGCGCTCGGCATGTTCGCCGCCCAGCTTGGCTTCAACTTCGTCATCCCCTCGGGCAGCGGTCAGGCGCTGGTCACCATGCCGATCATGGCGCCGCTGTCGGACCTGATCGGCGTGACCCGGCAAAGCGCGGTTCTGGCCTATCAGCTGGGCGATGGCCTCTCGAACATCCTCTACCCGACCTCGGGCTATTTCATGGCGACGCTGGCGCTGGCCGGTGTGTCCTGGGACCGCTGGGTCCGGTTCTTCCTGCCGCTTTTCGGCATCTGGGTCGGGATCTCGGCGCTGTTCCTGATCTATGCGCAAGCCACGGGTTGGATCGGCTGA